One halophilic archaeon DL31 genomic region harbors:
- a CDS encoding hypothetical protein (KEGG: hla:Hlac_2755 hypothetical protein), which produces MTDEALAVTQSVVEDFSERYLESLGGTIETRGDTWEVAIPDNEDTELPAGTLSLLCGTNRDEDSTGEHLHPESEFFQRILREAAERRPTGKISIEAGRDDVVIPQWIKEGDVEVREIQFTPYYDRTAIVVLFEVSIETVSEYQQELLRAIAIDHRSEQRLPALEETFLQMTAIPTNGSPTTAKSSLSESDARSHLSTAQDQLMRSIQNEIDEVHNEASRAADAEVEEYRQLQQQRIQELEEERSKLSSKIDELSETINGSDQDDRVEALKKRKEAKAEYEEVDAELSTLQEQRDQGFPQKQEEIRKRHALDIRVTPLTVTQVEYERGEIDVELAEQGVSRTVTLGYGSGIGTTETVQCSSCDRVLSVENPLNTIKGSLRCRVCSSSND; this is translated from the coding sequence ATGACTGACGAAGCACTCGCGGTCACGCAGTCCGTCGTTGAGGACTTCTCCGAACGCTACCTAGAGTCACTCGGCGGCACCATTGAGACACGAGGAGACACCTGGGAAGTTGCGATTCCAGACAATGAGGATACAGAATTGCCGGCAGGCACCCTCTCGTTGCTTTGTGGTACGAACAGAGACGAAGATAGTACTGGAGAGCATCTCCATCCAGAAAGTGAGTTTTTTCAGCGGATCCTCAGAGAGGCAGCTGAGCGTCGCCCCACAGGGAAAATATCGATAGAAGCCGGTCGGGATGACGTAGTGATCCCACAGTGGATTAAAGAAGGCGACGTCGAAGTGAGGGAAATCCAGTTCACGCCGTACTACGACCGTACCGCGATTGTGGTTCTTTTTGAGGTGAGTATCGAGACAGTCAGTGAATACCAACAGGAGCTCCTTCGCGCCATCGCCATCGACCACCGCTCGGAACAGAGACTTCCGGCGTTGGAGGAGACGTTTCTTCAAATGACGGCGATACCCACGAACGGCTCTCCCACTACCGCGAAATCCTCATTATCGGAATCAGACGCACGATCACATCTCAGCACAGCTCAAGATCAGCTGATGCGGAGCATCCAGAACGAAATTGATGAGGTCCATAATGAAGCATCCAGAGCAGCGGACGCAGAGGTCGAAGAATACCGGCAGCTCCAACAACAACGGATCCAAGAGCTGGAAGAGGAACGATCCAAACTATCCTCGAAGATCGATGAGCTGAGTGAAACGATCAACGGCAGTGATCAGGACGATCGCGTGGAGGCACTGAAGAAACGGAAAGAGGCAAAAGCTGAGTATGAAGAGGTGGATGCGGAACTAAGTACTCTGCAGGAACAGCGCGACCAAGGATTTCCACAGAAACAGGAAGAGATTCGAAAGCGGCATGCGCTGGATATTCGAGTGACTCCCCTGACGGTAACACAGGTAGAGTACGAACGGGGAGAGATCGATGTCGAACTGGCTGAGCAAGGAGTTTCCCGAACGGTGACGCTCGGATATGGAAGCGGGATCGGAACTACGGAGACCGTCCAGTGTTCATCATGCGATCGTGTGTTGAGCGTAGAGAACCCTCTGAATACGATCAAAGGTTCTCTTCGATGTAGAGTCTGCAGTTCTTCTAACGACTAG
- a CDS encoding integrase family protein (PFAM: Integrase, catalytic core, phage~KEGG: hla:Hlac_2751 integrase family protein), with protein sequence MSSKDDDPNDRRVGSDPNRSNSTRGDPRSTNLKPISPAEAVEWYLHRRRNELASSSLKTHRSSLRHFTKWTEQVGIENLNELDGRAIQRYLTWRAEEAPTSVDHLAPKSEKTQIDITRKFVEHCETIDAVRVGLHEQILPFRVKEADEVRDEMLEMERISEIHNYLETYHYASRDHIIWTLLAESGFRIGALHSLDVQDFDPDNRTLRLRYRPESETSLKNDRGSERLVGLIRDGTVEALQAYIDDQRVSVSDEYGREPLLTTRNGRVARSTIRKSVYRWSCPQALGDECDHDDSMTSSDAWRCANNACPHMVRSGVITYLLREDVPIDYVSDRCDVSPSVIRTHYDGRGESERMEARSQAIAEQLAN encoded by the coding sequence ATGAGCAGCAAGGATGACGATCCAAATGATCGACGAGTCGGTTCGGATCCCAACAGGTCGAACAGTACTCGTGGAGATCCCAGATCAACCAATTTGAAGCCGATCTCGCCAGCAGAGGCCGTTGAATGGTATCTTCACCGACGTCGTAATGAACTCGCCTCTTCGTCATTGAAGACACATCGTTCCAGTCTCCGCCATTTCACGAAGTGGACAGAGCAGGTCGGCATCGAAAACCTCAACGAGCTAGATGGTCGTGCGATCCAGCGCTACCTCACTTGGCGTGCCGAAGAAGCTCCAACGAGTGTTGATCACTTAGCTCCCAAGTCAGAGAAGACGCAAATCGACATTACTCGGAAATTCGTTGAGCACTGCGAAACAATCGATGCCGTCAGGGTCGGGCTCCATGAGCAGATCCTTCCGTTCCGCGTCAAGGAAGCTGACGAAGTCCGCGACGAGATGCTGGAGATGGAGCGGATCTCGGAGATCCACAATTACTTGGAGACGTATCACTACGCATCCAGGGATCACATCATCTGGACGCTGCTCGCCGAATCAGGATTCCGGATTGGTGCTCTCCACTCATTGGACGTTCAGGACTTCGATCCAGACAATCGGACGCTTCGACTCCGATATCGGCCAGAATCAGAGACATCGCTCAAGAACGACCGTGGGAGCGAGCGGCTTGTTGGCTTGATCCGAGACGGGACGGTCGAAGCACTTCAAGCGTACATCGACGATCAGCGTGTCTCAGTCTCTGATGAGTACGGTCGTGAGCCCTTGCTCACGACCCGCAACGGAAGAGTTGCCAGATCAACGATCCGGAAGTCAGTCTATCGGTGGAGTTGCCCACAGGCGCTCGGAGATGAGTGCGATCACGATGATTCGATGACATCGTCTGACGCGTGGCGATGTGCAAACAACGCCTGTCCGCACATGGTTCGCTCGGGTGTGATCACGTATCTCCTCCGAGAAGACGTCCCAATCGACTACGTCTCCGATCGTTGTGATGTCAGTCCATCCGTGATTCGGACGCACTACGATGGCCGTGGTGAGTCCGAACGCATGGAAGCCCGAAGTCAGGCAATTGCAGAGCAGCTCGCTAACTAA
- a CDS encoding hypothetical protein (KEGG: hla:Hlac_2752 hypothetical protein), with product MTEFHDADSIGTDSDTHILPSDPDIHSHEHQEVDRRQLLCIDGLTAYEVFLECQSEDCSEEASLILAEGDFPDSPEEVDDLMYDVYQWFRKNAATLVPYKMDASLYIATHVLIAGEEDSRSLLRSRIALFLAADEGYQDGDHSRLPKKKGELLHTVKQQTRDAIQALGSGQNPALNQLYREMGE from the coding sequence ATGACAGAGTTCCATGACGCAGATAGCATCGGCACCGATAGTGATACGCATATCCTCCCGTCCGACCCAGATATCCACTCCCATGAGCATCAGGAGGTGGATCGACGACAACTCCTATGCATCGATGGCCTGACGGCGTACGAAGTCTTCTTAGAATGCCAATCAGAGGATTGCTCCGAAGAGGCGAGTCTCATCCTCGCAGAAGGGGACTTCCCAGATTCACCGGAAGAAGTAGATGACCTGATGTACGACGTGTATCAATGGTTCCGCAAGAACGCTGCAACTCTAGTACCGTATAAGATGGATGCTTCGCTGTATATCGCAACCCACGTCCTGATCGCTGGTGAGGAAGATAGTCGCAGTCTGTTACGATCACGGATCGCCCTGTTCCTTGCTGCCGATGAAGGATATCAGGACGGGGATCACAGTCGCCTCCCGAAAAAGAAGGGGGAGCTCCTACATACTGTGAAACAACAAACACGGGACGCAATCCAGGCTCTTGGATCGGGTCAGAATCCAGCGCTCAATCAGCTCTACCGAGAGATGGGGGAATAA
- a CDS encoding hypothetical protein (KEGG: hla:Hlac_2754 hypothetical protein), with product MVCVSGETNRVRLNLRIDEDVKRNFNNEIKAKFGKCRPYAGIELEREFRYFLNQGELADLQDVVDDLTDTLGGSESKEKTREVDRGETVVASHRIAENVRTALISASQDDYRSAGELAEAIMYGYITDGSVIERVTQKLQRISEEPQPDVDDSMGAKERRTKTIAHELSQSGAVGFSLTEFDNAIKAAQGIGVSDYTRKQYLPRVLDELDFTWHPNNPELYVDSESLELTNPRDPTKKPLMLMDREDKRLAIKVAAYRSDGGDSIKATFSITDVVDLFKGQIRKSTVRRLMREVAESSPGYKYNQDREKLGINIKNVRRHNRENEDLMRIEHDELFIMGDDD from the coding sequence GTGGTCTGTGTGAGCGGTGAGACCAATCGCGTGAGATTGAATCTGCGCATCGACGAAGATGTGAAACGGAATTTCAACAACGAAATCAAGGCCAAGTTCGGAAAGTGCCGGCCATATGCGGGCATCGAGTTGGAACGGGAATTCCGATACTTCCTCAATCAGGGAGAACTCGCAGACCTGCAAGATGTAGTTGATGACCTCACGGACACCTTAGGTGGTTCAGAAAGCAAAGAAAAAACTCGTGAGGTTGACCGAGGTGAGACAGTCGTTGCTTCTCACCGAATCGCTGAAAACGTTCGTACAGCCTTGATATCGGCTTCTCAAGACGATTATCGTTCTGCCGGTGAACTCGCAGAGGCGATCATGTACGGATACATCACTGATGGTAGCGTAATCGAACGGGTAACACAGAAGCTTCAGAGAATCTCAGAGGAGCCTCAGCCGGATGTCGATGATTCGATGGGGGCGAAGGAGCGTCGTACCAAGACGATCGCTCACGAACTCAGTCAATCTGGAGCGGTCGGATTCAGTCTCACTGAGTTCGATAACGCAATCAAGGCAGCACAAGGAATCGGTGTGAGCGACTACACCCGGAAGCAGTATCTACCCAGAGTGCTCGATGAATTGGATTTCACATGGCATCCGAATAACCCAGAGTTGTACGTTGATTCTGAGAGTTTAGAACTCACGAATCCACGAGATCCGACTAAAAAACCGTTGATGCTTATGGACAGGGAGGATAAGCGGCTGGCAATCAAGGTCGCTGCGTACCGTTCTGATGGTGGCGATAGTATAAAAGCGACATTCAGTATAACCGATGTAGTTGACCTGTTCAAAGGTCAAATACGGAAAAGTACGGTCAGGCGATTGATGCGAGAGGTCGCTGAATCCTCACCAGGCTACAAATACAACCAAGATCGGGAAAAGCTGGGAATCAATATAAAGAACGTGAGGCGTCACAATAGGGAGAATGAAGATCTGATGCGGATCGAGCATGATGAGTTATTCATCATGGGAGACGATGATTGA
- a CDS encoding hypothetical protein (KEGG: hla:Hlac_2757 hypothetical protein) has protein sequence MMPYYSFMESDPLFREVQRFRQPWIWALLGGIALLMLVLGPILWGGLAIVVGIAGLIYSLRLQTEVRTDGIYFRMWPLHWSFRQIPWSETEHYEAKQYSPIREFGGWGIRWAPGKIAYNVSGNQGVWIEQTNGRSILLGSQHAEEFSSAIDEATQ, from the coding sequence ATGATGCCGTACTACTCATTTATGGAGAGTGATCCTCTGTTTCGTGAAGTACAGCGGTTTCGCCAGCCGTGGATCTGGGCGCTTCTCGGTGGTATCGCGCTCCTCATGCTTGTATTAGGCCCTATCTTGTGGGGAGGGCTCGCCATTGTCGTTGGGATCGCTGGGCTAATCTACAGTCTTCGTCTCCAAACCGAGGTTAGAACTGATGGCATCTATTTCAGAATGTGGCCTCTCCACTGGTCATTCCGTCAAATCCCGTGGTCAGAGACTGAACATTACGAGGCCAAACAGTATAGTCCCATTCGAGAGTTCGGTGGCTGGGGAATCCGCTGGGCACCTGGGAAAATCGCATACAATGTCAGTGGCAATCAGGGGGTCTGGATCGAACAGACGAACGGACGTTCAATTCTTCTCGGGTCACAACACGCCGAGGAGTTCAGTAGTGCAATCGATGAGGCAACACAGTAG
- a CDS encoding helicase domain-containing protein (KEGG: hla:Hlac_2756 helicase domain protein~PFAM: DNA/RNA helicase, C-terminal; SNF2-related~SMART: DNA/RNA helicase, C-terminal; DEAD-like helicase, N-terminal) gives MGSYDLVDVEVTHESADDLFDSLSEDGAYEDHLQSIQAVRLQAGQPDSELRSLKELDENSVKLLEHQVDAAYRALFEMDGKALLADEVGLGKTIEVGMILKEMHFRETDESVLILTPAQLAKQWQAELREKFGLDFVCNYDDEFEDFDAHDYIIASIDTAKSERHRQTVLDRDWDVLVLDEAHYVKNEETDRYDLIDRLSYNYAFFLTATPIQNELTDLYNVVSLLRPGLFGTRDVFHQYFVNSNQETLVNRDELQDRLNKVMIRNRREETDIDFTDRTIDTRTFDPTPKERELYQAVSDYVKGAYSQDQGQKLVLMLLQKEVVSSPVALKETIEKRLYEQSELTHADELESILDLIEDIDTVTKQERLLDIVEEARDTVEMGRVIVFTQFRATQRQVLDRLASEGYTVHAFHGGHSSSEKEQIVEDFEEEGGILVSTDAMSEGRNLQFCNLLVNLGLSWNPMRMEQRIGRVHRIGQKRDVFVFNMALKGTVEEYVLERLYHKIDLFQQSVGELSSILSRLEESGTSFEDQIFDRLVNADSEVDLENDFDAMAVDLQEQRELADKLEEFNNGVFEGFDLGESDD, from the coding sequence ATGGGAAGTTACGACCTCGTTGATGTTGAGGTCACACATGAGTCTGCGGACGATCTTTTCGATTCATTGTCTGAGGATGGTGCATACGAGGATCATTTACAGAGCATCCAAGCTGTTCGCCTCCAAGCGGGCCAGCCTGATTCTGAACTCCGGTCGCTCAAAGAGTTGGATGAAAACTCCGTCAAGCTACTCGAACATCAGGTGGATGCTGCCTATCGGGCCCTTTTCGAGATGGATGGGAAAGCCCTTCTCGCGGACGAAGTTGGGCTTGGAAAGACCATCGAGGTCGGGATGATTCTCAAGGAGATGCATTTCCGGGAGACAGATGAATCCGTCCTCATCCTCACGCCTGCACAACTGGCCAAACAGTGGCAAGCGGAACTCCGTGAGAAGTTCGGACTCGACTTCGTTTGCAACTACGACGACGAATTCGAGGACTTCGACGCCCACGACTACATCATTGCGAGCATCGACACCGCGAAGAGTGAGCGACATCGTCAGACGGTTCTCGACCGCGACTGGGACGTTCTGGTCCTCGACGAGGCACACTACGTCAAGAACGAAGAGACGGACCGCTACGACCTGATCGACCGGCTCTCGTATAACTACGCGTTCTTCCTGACGGCGACGCCGATTCAGAACGAACTAACTGACCTGTACAACGTCGTCTCACTTCTCCGTCCCGGACTGTTCGGCACACGCGACGTCTTCCACCAGTACTTCGTGAACAGCAATCAGGAGACACTCGTCAACCGAGACGAACTACAGGATCGGTTGAACAAAGTGATGATTCGGAACCGACGGGAAGAGACGGATATCGACTTCACGGACCGGACTATCGACACACGGACGTTCGATCCGACTCCAAAGGAACGTGAGCTCTACCAGGCAGTCTCTGACTACGTCAAGGGTGCTTACAGCCAAGATCAGGGCCAGAAGCTCGTGCTAATGCTCCTTCAGAAGGAGGTTGTTAGCAGTCCTGTAGCGCTCAAGGAAACGATCGAGAAACGACTCTATGAGCAGTCTGAACTCACCCATGCGGACGAACTGGAGTCCATTTTGGACCTGATCGAAGACATTGATACAGTAACGAAACAGGAGCGCCTTCTGGATATCGTCGAAGAAGCACGTGACACCGTCGAAATGGGGCGTGTGATCGTCTTCACCCAGTTTCGTGCGACGCAACGTCAAGTGCTTGATCGACTCGCCTCAGAAGGGTATACCGTCCACGCGTTCCACGGTGGGCACTCCAGTAGTGAGAAAGAACAGATCGTCGAGGACTTCGAAGAAGAAGGCGGAATCCTTGTTTCAACAGATGCAATGAGTGAAGGCCGAAATCTCCAGTTTTGTAATTTACTTGTCAATTTGGGTCTCAGCTGGAATCCTATGCGTATGGAGCAGCGTATCGGGAGAGTTCACCGAATTGGCCAGAAGCGAGATGTATTCGTTTTCAATATGGCGTTGAAAGGTACGGTCGAGGAGTACGTACTGGAGCGCCTTTACCACAAAATCGACCTGTTCCAACAAAGCGTGGGCGAGCTAAGTTCCATATTGAGTCGGTTAGAAGAGTCGGGAACAAGCTTCGAGGACCAGATTTTCGACCGACTCGTCAATGCTGATTCAGAGGTCGATCTGGAGAATGACTTCGATGCGATGGCCGTCGATCTGCAGGAACAACGAGAGCTCGCTGACAAACTGGAGGAGTTCAACAACGGCGTCTTCGAAGGATTCGACTTGGGGGAAAGCGATGACTGA